One Terriglobales bacterium DNA segment encodes these proteins:
- a CDS encoding MFS transporter, whose protein sequence is MQPEPSRLAATFRALGHRNFRLFFGGQLISLVGTWMQSVAQSWLVYRLTGSALLLGMVGFASQFPVFVFGPFGGAIADRHNRHRVVIATQTAAMLLAFALAALTLLGAIKVWHIFVLSALLGVVNAVDIPVRQAFVVDMVGKDDLMNAIALNSSMVNGARIVGPAVAGILVAAIGEGWCFFANAVSYIAVIAGLLLMNIRPLIRARGADSALAHIVEGFQYSARTGPIRALLLLLGLMSLMGMPYAVLMPIFADQVLHGGARGLGILMGATGVGAMIGALTLASRRGLKGLGSWVAASAIGFGASLILFAFSRSFWLSAALLLPTGFAFMVEMASSNTLIQAMVPDHLRGRVMALYSMMFMGMAPFGALLAGALAHGLSAPVTVALGGGVCIAGGIAFGLHLPALRPEVRQLIVAQQAAGGVPAEELTGTTPHGEIAREMPSPASD, encoded by the coding sequence ATGCAACCTGAGCCGTCCCGCCTGGCCGCCACCTTCCGCGCCCTCGGTCACCGCAATTTCCGGCTGTTTTTCGGCGGGCAGCTCATCTCCCTGGTCGGCACCTGGATGCAGTCGGTGGCCCAGTCCTGGCTGGTTTATCGCCTGACCGGCTCCGCGCTCTTGCTCGGCATGGTGGGATTCGCTAGCCAGTTCCCGGTCTTTGTCTTCGGACCCTTCGGCGGGGCCATCGCCGACCGCCACAATCGCCACCGCGTCGTCATCGCCACCCAGACCGCCGCCATGCTGCTGGCCTTTGCCCTCGCCGCCCTGACCCTGCTCGGCGCCATCAAGGTGTGGCACATCTTCGTACTCTCGGCGCTGCTGGGGGTGGTCAACGCCGTCGATATCCCGGTGCGCCAGGCCTTCGTGGTGGACATGGTGGGCAAGGACGACCTGATGAACGCCATCGCCCTGAACTCTTCCATGGTGAACGGGGCGCGCATCGTGGGGCCGGCGGTGGCCGGCATCTTGGTCGCCGCCATCGGCGAGGGCTGGTGCTTCTTCGCCAACGCTGTCAGTTACATCGCCGTCATCGCCGGACTGCTGCTGATGAATATCCGCCCGCTCATCCGCGCCCGCGGCGCGGATTCCGCCCTGGCCCACATCGTCGAAGGGTTCCAGTACTCCGCCCGCACCGGCCCCATCCGCGCCCTGCTCCTGCTGCTCGGCCTGATGAGCCTGATGGGGATGCCCTATGCCGTGCTCATGCCCATCTTCGCCGACCAGGTCCTGCACGGCGGGGCCCGCGGCCTTGGCATCCTGATGGGCGCCACCGGCGTGGGCGCGATGATCGGCGCCCTGACCCTGGCCAGCCGCCGCGGACTGAAGGGCTTGGGCTCGTGGGTCGCGGCCTCTGCCATCGGTTTTGGCGCCAGCCTGATCCTGTTTGCCTTCTCCCGCAGCTTCTGGCTCTCCGCGGCCCTGCTGCTGCCCACCGGCTTCGCCTTCATGGTGGAGATGGCGTCGTCCAACACCCTCATCCAGGCCATGGTGCCCGACCATCTGCGCGGCCGCGTCATGGCCCTCTATTCAATGATGTTCATGGGCATGGCGCCCTTCGGCGCGCTGCTGGCCGGCGCCCTGGCCCACGGACTCAGCGCCCCCGTCACAGTCGCGTTGGGCGGAGGCGTGTGCATCGCAGGCGGCATCGCCTTCGGACTGCACCTGCCCGCCCTGCGCCCCGAGGTCCGGCAGTTGATCGTCGCCCAGCAGGCCGCCGGCGGCGTCCCCGCCGAAGAGCTCACCGGCACCACTCCCCACGGCGAGATCGCCCGCGAAATGCCCAGCCCGGCGTCGGACTGA
- the dinB gene encoding DNA polymerase IV has translation MQRTIFHVDMDAFFVSVEELYDPSLKGKAVVVGGRPNERGVVSAASYEARKFGVHSAMPLRTAYKLCPHAIFLDGHPDRYREQSGKVYKVLGNFSPQVEMASIDEAYLDMTGTERLHGSPLRAADALHQAVKSETRLNCSIGIAASRLVAKVSSEQAKPNGLLWILPGQEARFLAPLDVRKIPGVGKVTEKQLHDLGIHRVGDLTRLDDSFLEERFGKWGLALAGKARGEDAGGWFDSEVGEDVGPKSISHEHTFSHDTADQERLESVLSHLCELVGRRLREHKLFARTVQLKLRHADFSTITRAHTLPSATQLDTELFEHVRTLFRANWSTGTLVRLLGVHTSGFSSSQGQLDLLDGQRHDRWKQALSAADRLRDKFGDSSVGLASGLRGGYRERTHENPAGLPGKRPGKK, from the coding sequence GTGCAGCGCACCATCTTCCACGTGGACATGGACGCCTTCTTCGTCTCGGTCGAAGAGCTCTATGACCCCTCGCTTAAGGGAAAGGCGGTGGTGGTCGGAGGCCGCCCCAACGAGCGTGGCGTGGTCTCGGCGGCCTCCTACGAGGCCCGCAAGTTCGGCGTCCATTCCGCCATGCCTCTGCGCACGGCATACAAGCTTTGTCCCCACGCCATCTTCCTCGACGGTCACCCCGACCGCTATCGGGAACAGTCGGGAAAGGTTTACAAGGTGCTCGGCAACTTCTCTCCGCAGGTGGAGATGGCTTCCATCGACGAAGCCTACCTCGACATGACCGGGACCGAGCGCCTGCACGGCTCCCCGCTGCGGGCCGCGGACGCGCTCCACCAGGCGGTCAAGAGTGAGACCCGCCTCAACTGCTCCATCGGCATCGCCGCTTCGCGGTTGGTGGCCAAGGTATCGTCCGAGCAGGCCAAGCCGAACGGCTTGTTGTGGATCCTCCCCGGCCAGGAAGCCCGTTTCCTGGCGCCGCTTGACGTCCGCAAAATCCCTGGTGTCGGCAAGGTCACCGAGAAGCAGCTGCATGATCTCGGCATCCACCGCGTCGGCGATCTCACCCGCCTTGACGATTCCTTTCTCGAGGAGCGTTTCGGCAAGTGGGGCCTGGCCTTGGCCGGGAAGGCCCGCGGCGAGGATGCCGGCGGCTGGTTCGACTCCGAGGTCGGCGAGGACGTGGGCCCCAAGTCCATCAGCCACGAGCACACCTTCAGCCACGACACCGCCGACCAGGAGCGACTGGAATCCGTCCTCTCTCACCTCTGCGAGCTGGTGGGACGCCGCCTGCGCGAGCACAAGCTCTTCGCCCGCACCGTCCAGCTCAAGCTCCGCCACGCCGACTTCTCCACCATCACCCGCGCCCACACTCTTCCGAGCGCCACTCAGCTCGATACCGAGCTCTTCGAGCACGTCCGGACGCTCTTTCGCGCCAACTGGTCCACCGGGACCCTGGTCCGTCTGCTAGGTGTGCACACCTCCGGGTTCAGCAGCAGCCAGGGCCAACTCGACCTGCTGGACGGCCAGCGCCACGACCGCTGGAAACAGGCTCTCTCCGCCGCCGACCGCCTCCGCGACAAGTTTGGCGACTCTTCCGTCGGCTTGGCCAGCGGCTTGCGCGGCGGCTATCGCGAACGCACCCATGAGAACCCAGCGGGCCTTCCCGGCAAGCGACCGGGGAAGAAGTAG
- a CDS encoding tryptophan 2,3-dioxygenase family protein, with amino-acid sequence MYEKDQTKPILPGQGASDYERYLRTDDLLALQKPREEMLHPDELTFQVTHQSSELLMKAAAWELERAREYVEQGDYGNASRLIRRSNRELDFPIDMLHILETITPYEYHVIRAGLGHGSGLDSPGFVALLHIGPRLGEAFFAELAKAGLSPDELYRRHAEFFGLHELAEQLLEFDSRMQLFRYKHLKLAQRIIGGQVVGTMGTPVEILKQRMEHGVLYKPLWDVRNEITAKMNAALEKETQGHG; translated from the coding sequence TTGTACGAAAAAGACCAGACCAAGCCGATCCTGCCTGGCCAGGGGGCGTCCGATTACGAGCGGTATCTGAGGACCGACGACCTGTTGGCGTTGCAGAAACCGCGGGAGGAGATGCTCCACCCCGATGAGCTGACCTTCCAGGTCACGCACCAAAGCTCGGAGCTGCTGATGAAGGCGGCGGCGTGGGAATTGGAACGGGCGCGGGAGTACGTCGAGCAGGGCGACTACGGGAATGCGTCGCGGCTTATCCGGCGGTCGAACCGGGAGCTCGACTTCCCCATCGACATGCTGCACATCCTGGAGACCATCACACCCTACGAGTACCACGTGATCCGCGCCGGGCTGGGGCACGGCAGCGGGCTGGACTCGCCGGGATTCGTGGCCCTGCTGCACATCGGGCCGCGGCTGGGAGAGGCGTTCTTCGCCGAATTGGCGAAGGCCGGGCTGAGCCCGGATGAGCTGTACCGGCGTCACGCCGAGTTCTTCGGCCTCCATGAGCTCGCCGAGCAACTGCTGGAATTCGATTCCCGTATGCAGCTCTTCCGCTACAAGCATCTGAAGCTGGCGCAGCGGATCATCGGCGGGCAGGTGGTCGGCACCATGGGAACGCCGGTGGAGATCCTGAAGCAGCGGATGGAGCACGGAGTGCTGTACAAGCCGCTGTGGGACGTGCGCAACGAGATCACGGCGAAGATGAATGCCGCGCTGGAGAAAGAGACCCAGGGACATGGCTGA
- a CDS encoding fumarylacetoacetate hydrolase family protein: MKRRRIGVRAPGGEIVDLTAAYAFYLRDVEKRQDAAQAAEKHVPPNMRKLFMEGAVEDARKAFDYAVRQGPEARGPVGERIFYPAKEVTIKAPIIPRKFFHTAGNFREHHEEAQKAGFSHPVLPWIVFFQNIDAIVGPDEPVVYPSHLTQEVDYELELAVVIGKTGKHFTEQEAPDYIAGYVIFNDVTARDIQRREMKSGVFSFCKGIDTFCPLGPHIVTADEIPDPHNLAMELRVNGEVRQRSHSSKMAVKIPQIIAHYSAMGYSAGDVLSTGTVSGVAAFSGDPKAWYLKPGDVMECEIEKIGVLRNPVISWEEAHGGPPPKVARATS; the protein is encoded by the coding sequence TTGAAACGACGACGGATTGGTGTGCGTGCACCGGGCGGCGAGATCGTGGACCTGACCGCCGCCTATGCCTTTTATCTCAGGGACGTGGAGAAGAGGCAGGACGCAGCGCAGGCGGCGGAGAAGCACGTTCCACCCAACATGCGGAAGCTGTTCATGGAAGGGGCGGTCGAGGACGCCCGCAAGGCTTTCGACTACGCCGTCCGGCAAGGGCCGGAGGCACGGGGTCCCGTGGGCGAGCGCATCTTCTATCCGGCGAAAGAGGTCACGATCAAGGCGCCCATCATCCCGCGCAAGTTCTTCCATACCGCGGGCAACTTCCGCGAGCACCACGAAGAGGCGCAGAAGGCCGGCTTTTCGCATCCGGTGCTGCCGTGGATCGTCTTCTTCCAGAACATCGACGCCATCGTGGGGCCGGACGAGCCGGTGGTCTATCCATCGCACCTGACCCAGGAGGTGGATTACGAGCTGGAGCTGGCGGTGGTGATCGGAAAAACCGGCAAACATTTCACGGAGCAGGAAGCGCCCGACTACATCGCTGGCTACGTCATCTTCAACGACGTGACGGCGCGGGACATCCAGCGCCGGGAGATGAAATCAGGTGTCTTCAGTTTTTGCAAAGGTATCGACACGTTCTGCCCACTGGGGCCGCACATCGTCACCGCCGACGAGATCCCGGACCCGCACAACCTGGCGATGGAACTGCGGGTGAATGGCGAGGTGCGCCAGCGTTCGCATTCCTCCAAGATGGCGGTGAAGATCCCGCAGATCATCGCGCATTATTCGGCGATGGGCTATAGCGCGGGCGACGTGCTCTCGACTGGAACGGTGTCAGGGGTAGCGGCGTTCAGCGGCGATCCCAAGGCCTGGTACCTGAAGCCGGGCGACGTCATGGAGTGCGAGATCGAGAAGATCGGCGTGCTGCGCAACCCGGTGATCTCGTGGGAGGAGGCACACGGCGGGCCTCCGCCCAAGGTCGCGAGGGCGACATCCTGA
- a CDS encoding LLM class flavin-dependent oxidoreductase: protein MPVPFRIGVLQLSMEPLDQTVRMAKACDAAGFDIFWLAEAYPWWRKHGMEARSSTAMTAVIAHETKRIAIGWGIISPYTRHPVQIAMEARVLQDAAGPSRFILGLGASKIFMKEIGEGEKGKEVGPAIVMRESLDIVKEVLDGREVKYDGKAFQAYAPALKADAHVRRERIPMYVAGTGPVLQKLAGSHPASDGLLTASITTPAFVRYSRQNMEEGARKAGRDPSALDLGSVIVGSIDRDSKRGKEGAREMAAMYLANKVQNIKGSADVLLQSANLTFEELQPIADAMERGGRKAAAQAVTDSILDKACAIAGTPEECIRRIEEYRQAGCTNILLEIWGENREEQARLFGEAVLPHFRPYGVGQGR from the coding sequence ATGCCCGTCCCCTTCCGTATCGGCGTTCTGCAACTGAGCATGGAGCCGCTGGACCAGACCGTGCGCATGGCCAAGGCTTGCGACGCCGCCGGCTTCGACATCTTCTGGCTGGCCGAAGCCTACCCGTGGTGGCGCAAGCACGGCATGGAAGCGCGCTCCTCCACCGCCATGACCGCCGTCATCGCGCACGAAACGAAGCGGATCGCCATCGGCTGGGGCATCATCTCGCCCTACACCCGCCATCCGGTACAGATCGCCATGGAAGCCCGCGTCCTCCAGGACGCTGCCGGCCCGAGCCGCTTCATTCTTGGCCTGGGCGCCTCCAAGATCTTCATGAAGGAGATCGGAGAGGGAGAGAAGGGAAAAGAGGTCGGCCCAGCCATCGTCATGCGGGAAAGCCTCGACATCGTGAAGGAGGTGCTCGATGGCCGCGAGGTGAAGTACGACGGCAAGGCTTTCCAGGCCTACGCACCAGCACTGAAGGCGGACGCCCACGTGCGCCGCGAGCGCATCCCCATGTACGTTGCCGGGACCGGTCCGGTGCTTCAGAAGTTGGCCGGCTCCCACCCGGCTTCCGACGGCCTGCTTACCGCCAGCATCACGACGCCGGCTTTCGTGCGCTATTCCCGCCAGAACATGGAAGAAGGCGCGCGCAAGGCCGGCCGCGATCCCAGCGCGCTCGACCTCGGCTCGGTCATCGTAGGGTCGATCGACCGCGACTCAAAGAGGGGGAAGGAAGGCGCTCGTGAGATGGCCGCCATGTACCTGGCTAACAAGGTGCAGAACATCAAGGGCTCGGCCGACGTGCTGCTGCAAAGCGCCAACCTGACCTTCGAAGAGCTCCAGCCCATCGCCGACGCCATGGAACGCGGCGGGCGCAAGGCCGCCGCCCAGGCCGTCACCGACTCCATCCTCGATAAGGCCTGCGCCATCGCCGGCACGCCCGAGGAGTGTATCCGGCGCATTGAAGAATACCGCCAGGCCGGTTGCACCAATATCCTGCTCGAGATCTGGGGCGAGAACCGCGAAGAGCAGGCGCGCCTGTTCGGAGAAGCGGTCCTGCCTCACTTCCGCCCGTACGGCGTCGGCCAGGGCCGCTGA
- a CDS encoding 2-dehydropantoate 2-reductase translates to MRICVVGCGAVGSLFAAHLARLDGVEVWAYDVSQPHVDAINRSGLCVSGAEDFTARLRASSDPAGIPRCDFGIVATKAIHTATAIKQVARVFDGNSAVCSVQNGVGNEELIAEHVRYVIRGTTFPAGHLIEPGHVGYDIKGDTWIGPFEPSGTPMDLVEQLGALMTRSGMNTIVLHDARGAQWTKLIFNAATNPVGALTRLHHGAATRLGPTGDLFEALIREGEAVARAQDITLHGDPRALVQKGANAPGKHKASMLQDVEAGRQTEVDFMNGAIVQWGEKLRVPTPLNKAVWQLIKGLEHSFTDP, encoded by the coding sequence ATGAGAATCTGTGTCGTCGGTTGCGGAGCAGTGGGGAGTCTCTTCGCCGCGCACCTGGCGCGTCTCGACGGCGTCGAAGTCTGGGCCTACGACGTCAGCCAGCCGCACGTGGACGCCATCAACCGCTCGGGCCTTTGCGTCAGCGGCGCCGAAGACTTCACAGCGCGCCTTCGCGCCTCCTCTGACCCGGCCGGGATCCCGCGCTGTGATTTCGGCATCGTGGCCACCAAGGCCATCCACACCGCCACTGCTATCAAGCAGGTCGCACGGGTCTTCGATGGCAACAGCGCAGTGTGCTCGGTGCAGAACGGGGTAGGGAACGAGGAGCTGATCGCCGAGCACGTTCGCTACGTGATTCGCGGCACCACTTTCCCCGCTGGCCACCTGATCGAGCCCGGGCATGTCGGCTACGACATCAAGGGCGACACCTGGATCGGCCCCTTCGAGCCCAGCGGCACGCCCATGGACCTGGTGGAGCAACTGGGCGCCCTGATGACCCGCTCCGGCATGAACACCATCGTGCTGCACGACGCTCGCGGCGCCCAATGGACCAAGCTCATCTTCAACGCCGCTACCAATCCGGTGGGTGCGCTCACTCGGCTGCATCATGGCGCGGCGACGCGCCTTGGCCCGACCGGCGATCTCTTCGAAGCGCTGATCCGTGAAGGCGAAGCCGTGGCCCGCGCTCAGGACATCACCCTGCATGGCGACCCGCGTGCTCTCGTGCAGAAGGGAGCCAATGCCCCCGGCAAGCACAAGGCCAGCATGCTCCAGGACGTGGAGGCCGGGCGGCAGACCGAAGTCGACTTCATGAATGGCGCCATCGTGCAGTGGGGCGAGAAGCTGCGTGTCCCCACGCCGCTGAATAAAGCTGTGTGGCAGTTGATCAAAGGTTTGGAGCATTCATTCACCGACCCCTGA
- a CDS encoding M24 family metallopeptidase has product MFPSQAEIARRYRVLRSTMEKQNVDALLVCGNQYAGFEGAVRYVSGFEIVHRYAYVLLPMEGEPTLIFPREARWIGDKKKPWVRNQVWPDLPGRWLREKADDKKWKRVGVYGLDHIMPVRDFRELVQGSAEWLPFDFHFDMARAVKSEEELVQVREAMDIIEEGFWALVKAYRPGRSEAEIMAPAVECFFARGAGPRMMNILLSGANGEAEAAFKVPGHRIVGPDDLLLYSLEITDATGYWVEFSRPLIQGKPSERTRRMKAAYPEAMEAARLLLCEGELASTVHQAVADTFARHGFSLGHLSGHSIGLTMIEHPAIGANTSIELKENMTFSLHPQVVDQDGAVCLYTQDTFRVGRKEGENLSSIEWKFFDGSERAPQEEGTTRTRRS; this is encoded by the coding sequence ATGTTCCCATCGCAAGCCGAGATCGCCCGCCGCTACCGGGTTCTGCGCTCCACCATGGAGAAGCAGAACGTGGACGCGCTGCTGGTGTGCGGCAACCAGTACGCCGGCTTTGAAGGCGCGGTCCGCTACGTCTCCGGCTTCGAGATCGTCCATCGTTATGCTTACGTCCTGCTGCCGATGGAGGGCGAACCCACGCTCATCTTCCCCCGCGAGGCCCGCTGGATCGGCGACAAGAAGAAGCCCTGGGTGCGCAACCAGGTCTGGCCCGACCTGCCGGGCCGCTGGCTCCGCGAGAAAGCCGACGACAAGAAGTGGAAGCGCGTGGGCGTCTATGGACTCGACCACATCATGCCGGTGCGCGACTTCCGCGAGCTGGTGCAGGGAAGCGCGGAGTGGCTCCCCTTCGACTTCCACTTCGACATGGCGCGCGCGGTGAAGAGCGAAGAAGAACTCGTTCAGGTGCGCGAGGCCATGGACATCATCGAGGAAGGTTTCTGGGCCCTGGTCAAGGCCTACCGTCCGGGACGCTCCGAGGCCGAGATCATGGCTCCGGCGGTCGAGTGCTTCTTCGCTCGCGGCGCCGGCCCGCGCATGATGAACATCCTGCTCTCCGGGGCCAACGGTGAAGCGGAAGCCGCCTTCAAGGTCCCCGGCCACCGCATCGTCGGCCCCGACGACCTCTTGCTCTATTCCCTGGAGATCACCGATGCGACCGGTTACTGGGTCGAATTCTCGCGTCCACTCATCCAGGGCAAGCCGAGCGAGCGCACTCGCCGGATGAAGGCGGCGTACCCAGAAGCCATGGAGGCGGCGCGACTCCTCCTGTGCGAGGGAGAACTGGCTTCCACCGTGCACCAGGCGGTCGCCGATACCTTCGCCCGCCACGGCTTCTCCCTGGGACATCTTTCGGGGCACTCCATCGGGCTCACCATGATCGAGCATCCGGCGATCGGCGCCAACACCAGCATTGAGCTCAAGGAAAACATGACCTTTTCCCTGCATCCTCAAGTAGTGGATCAGGATGGCGCTGTCTGTCTTTACACCCAGGACACCTTCCGCGTGGGCCGCAAGGAAGGCGAAAACCTGAGCAGCATCGAATGGAAGTTTTTCGATGGCAGCGAGCGGGCTCCTCAGGAAGAGGGAACCACTCGCACTAGGAGAAGTTAA
- a CDS encoding M20/M25/M40 family metallo-hydrolase: protein MPKAAQQKALTPRQVNRILAEVREADIVKMSCDVVDIASPTGEELAMAEYMRRAFDELGLNVTWQEVEEGRANVIARWEGHGRGKNLMFNGHMDTSNTGKESFLPGIGYKPHAIVRDGYIYGLGIYNMKGALVCYTHAVKALMQAGFKLTGDVIIGCVAGEIEKSQWGEYRGRQYRGYGAGSHYLVNHGILPDMCILGEPTDMKLVLEHSGSLWVRFTTKGPYVHTAFAEGRENQNALRRMHDVMGEVLKFAEDWAKKTAFGGHRGIINLGSLRAGDPWRASRTPPTADLFLDVRVPPRMPMTEARHQLRDLVRQLQKRFPDHGIEFESYVSVPGASISPDHEMVKAVESCHKRVLGRAPQRDTVLWCSDASVLSRYGIPTLNYGPSSGPRDADGEKVAIQTLVDITKVYALAAAEICGVES from the coding sequence ATGCCCAAGGCCGCACAACAGAAAGCGCTCACTCCCCGGCAGGTGAATCGCATCCTCGCCGAAGTCCGCGAAGCCGACATTGTGAAGATGTCCTGCGATGTCGTGGATATCGCCAGCCCCACCGGCGAGGAACTCGCCATGGCCGAGTACATGCGCCGCGCCTTCGACGAACTCGGACTCAACGTGACCTGGCAGGAGGTCGAGGAGGGGCGGGCCAACGTGATCGCGCGCTGGGAGGGCCATGGCCGGGGCAAGAATCTCATGTTCAACGGACACATGGATACCTCCAACACCGGCAAAGAATCCTTCCTGCCCGGCATCGGATACAAGCCGCACGCCATTGTGCGCGACGGTTACATTTATGGCCTCGGGATCTACAACATGAAGGGCGCGCTGGTCTGCTACACCCACGCCGTCAAGGCTCTGATGCAGGCGGGGTTTAAGCTTACCGGCGACGTCATCATCGGCTGCGTTGCCGGCGAGATCGAGAAGTCGCAGTGGGGCGAGTACCGCGGCCGGCAATACCGCGGGTATGGCGCCGGCTCGCACTACCTGGTGAACCACGGCATCCTGCCCGACATGTGCATCCTGGGCGAACCCACCGACATGAAGCTGGTGCTCGAGCACAGCGGTTCCTTGTGGGTGCGCTTCACGACCAAGGGACCGTACGTGCACACCGCCTTCGCCGAGGGCCGCGAGAACCAGAACGCCCTCCGCCGCATGCACGACGTCATGGGCGAGGTGCTGAAGTTCGCCGAGGACTGGGCGAAGAAGACCGCTTTCGGCGGGCACCGCGGCATTATCAACCTGGGCAGCCTGCGCGCCGGCGACCCCTGGCGCGCCAGCCGGACGCCACCCACGGCGGACTTGTTCCTCGATGTCCGTGTGCCGCCGCGGATGCCGATGACCGAAGCGCGCCATCAGCTTCGCGATCTCGTCCGCCAGCTGCAGAAGAGATTTCCCGATCACGGCATCGAGTTCGAGAGTTACGTCTCCGTGCCCGGGGCGAGCATCAGCCCGGACCACGAGATGGTGAAAGCCGTGGAGTCCTGCCACAAGCGGGTGCTGGGCCGCGCGCCGCAGCGTGACACCGTCCTGTGGTGCTCCGACGCCTCGGTGCTGTCGCGCTACGGCATCCCGACGCTGAATTACGGCCCGTCCAGCGGCCCGCGCGATGCCGACGGCGAGAAGGTCGCCATCCAGACACTGGTGGACATCACCAAGGTATACGCCCTGGCCGCAGCCGAGATCTGCGGGGTGGAATCGTAG
- a CDS encoding Xaa-Pro peptidase family protein, translated as MTPTTSSWPVDRLKLARVHSLMKEQDLSALVCRAPDNVLYLTNYWCMKGYDAVVFPREGDPVLCVIEPQLADAERTAWTKNIQLFKGYDEKDPRPPNFRCVDLCVEVLRKNGWTDKVGMELTQGTQSADRMVGEPTVYSQTYFDTFRAKMGQVADATPLLVDARAIKTDQEIERMRLANELAAEAMDHTRERMRSGMKESEVAALFEGYVHGTGVGYKGKVEMARAFTLVWSGKGIATFTATRDRPVVEHEPTLFEIWVCVDGYWNDLTKNVCIGELTKEYNQLLDLLLKVFNEAIAYAKDGAEFPELDRTIRARIAEGGYPGQPSHPVCHGVGARAHEPPYAHQAGKGTMRQGMVLAIEPGIYWPGGGGLRLEDNFLLKKDGNEKLCRYPDDFRILSKTHST; from the coding sequence ATGACACCCACGACCTCCTCCTGGCCCGTCGATCGCCTGAAGCTGGCGCGCGTCCACTCTCTCATGAAGGAGCAGGACCTGTCGGCTCTCGTCTGCCGCGCCCCCGACAACGTCCTCTATCTGACGAATTACTGGTGCATGAAGGGATACGATGCGGTCGTCTTCCCACGCGAAGGCGACCCGGTGCTGTGCGTCATCGAGCCCCAGCTTGCCGATGCCGAGCGCACCGCCTGGACGAAGAACATCCAGCTCTTCAAGGGATATGACGAAAAGGACCCCCGGCCCCCGAACTTCCGCTGCGTGGACCTGTGCGTGGAGGTCCTGCGCAAGAACGGTTGGACCGATAAGGTCGGCATGGAGCTGACCCAGGGCACTCAGTCCGCCGACCGCATGGTAGGCGAGCCCACTGTCTATTCCCAGACCTACTTCGACACCTTCCGTGCCAAGATGGGGCAGGTGGCGGATGCCACGCCGCTCTTGGTGGACGCCCGCGCCATCAAGACCGACCAGGAGATCGAACGCATGCGCCTGGCCAACGAACTGGCCGCCGAGGCCATGGACCACACTCGCGAGCGCATGAGGTCCGGGATGAAGGAGAGCGAAGTGGCTGCGCTCTTCGAAGGCTACGTCCACGGCACCGGCGTCGGCTACAAGGGCAAGGTGGAGATGGCCCGCGCGTTTACCCTGGTGTGGTCGGGCAAGGGCATCGCGACCTTTACCGCCACTCGCGACCGCCCCGTTGTCGAACACGAGCCGACCCTGTTCGAGATATGGGTCTGCGTGGACGGATACTGGAACGATCTGACCAAGAACGTCTGCATCGGCGAGCTGACGAAGGAATACAACCAGCTCCTGGACCTCCTGTTGAAGGTGTTCAATGAGGCGATTGCCTATGCCAAGGACGGAGCGGAGTTCCCCGAGCTCGACCGCACGATCCGCGCCCGCATCGCCGAAGGAGGCTATCCGGGTCAGCCGTCGCACCCGGTCTGCCACGGCGTGGGGGCGCGGGCCCACGAACCGCCGTACGCGCACCAGGCCGGCAAAGGCACCATGAGGCAGGGCATGGTGCTGGCCATCGAGCCCGGGATCTACTGGCCCGGAGGCGGTGGCTTGCGCCTGGAGGACAATTTCCTGCTGAAAAAGGACGGCAACGAGAAGCTCTGCCGCTATCCTGACGACTTCCGCATTCTCAGTAAGACTCACTCAACCTGA